The Paenibacillus sophorae genome has a segment encoding these proteins:
- a CDS encoding helix-turn-helix transcriptional regulator, giving the protein MDHYEVIESSLIHIENNLDQSLSLESVANTFNMSKYYFHRLFSAMMGCSLNNYILSRRLNASLPFIQTDNLPLTDIAYMLNFGTQSSFTRAFKRQYGIAPNSLRVKNLNILQSPVPSVVKRPIKNINGDIVTDFTLTEFESIRVSGIAFEVDLATDDYKTKIRSHSNKLLNDIDKTVSGSCYVIYSNCQPNSTRFKVLFGIPSDIQIEKPFYFSVDLPQLFCAKFKYFGDLLDIGDVFITDYARFLKISRQEADDSHIELIQFFDDIHNLDSAYHIYAPIKKLTIDSDY; this is encoded by the coding sequence ATGGACCATTATGAAGTCATAGAGAGTTCTTTAATCCATATTGAGAACAATTTAGACCAGTCTTTATCACTAGAGTCTGTGGCTAATACCTTTAACATGTCCAAATATTACTTTCACAGACTTTTTTCTGCCATGATGGGTTGTTCTTTAAACAACTACATACTATCCAGAAGATTGAACGCATCACTACCATTCATTCAAACCGATAATTTACCACTAACAGATATAGCCTACATGCTAAACTTTGGAACACAATCATCTTTCACCCGCGCTTTCAAACGCCAATACGGTATTGCTCCAAACTCTCTAAGAGTAAAAAATTTGAACATACTTCAAAGTCCAGTGCCATCTGTCGTTAAAAGACCCATTAAAAACATCAATGGTGATATTGTCACCGATTTCACCCTAACGGAGTTCGAATCAATCAGGGTGAGCGGCATAGCCTTTGAGGTTGACCTGGCAACTGATGATTACAAAACGAAGATTCGGTCTCATTCAAACAAGCTGTTAAATGACATTGATAAAACAGTATCTGGCTCATGTTATGTCATTTATTCGAATTGCCAACCCAACTCAACCCGCTTCAAGGTCTTGTTCGGGATCCCAAGTGATATTCAAATAGAGAAACCTTTTTATTTTTCCGTTGATTTACCACAGCTCTTCTGTGCCAAGTTTAAATATTTTGGTGATCTCCTTGATATAGGTGATGTTTTCATAACTGATTATGCAAGATTTTTGAAGATTTCCAGGCAGGAAGCTGACGATTCTCACATCGAACTTATTCAATTTTTTGATGACATCCACAATCTTGATTCGGCCTACCACATCTACGCACCTATCAAAAAACTAACGATTGACTCAGATTATTAA
- a CDS encoding LytTR family DNA-binding domain-containing protein, producing MGEDIKVSIEEINKEQEEEILIRCHEVDDEICDIVNKLKTESLILLGYHNERVHRIKLSDIYYFEAVDGKVFIYSKDKVFEVKQKLYELEELCKEKNCFRASKSTVLNIAKISVIHPSISGRFEAVLDNGERVVISRQYVPVLKNMLGL from the coding sequence GTGGGTGAGGATATAAAAGTTTCAATAGAAGAAATAAACAAAGAACAGGAAGAGGAAATCCTCATCAGGTGCCATGAGGTAGATGACGAAATATGCGACATCGTAAATAAGCTGAAAACAGAAAGCCTCATTCTGCTCGGATATCATAATGAGCGTGTCCACCGTATAAAACTTAGTGATATCTATTATTTTGAAGCAGTTGACGGAAAGGTTTTTATTTACAGCAAGGACAAAGTTTTTGAGGTAAAACAAAAGCTTTATGAGTTAGAGGAATTATGCAAAGAAAAGAACTGTTTTCGTGCATCCAAATCAACTGTTTTGAACATAGCTAAGATTTCAGTTATTCATCCGTCAATAAGCGGCCGATTTGAAGCCGTGCTTGATAACGGGGAACGTGTTGTTATATCAAGGCAGTATGTGCCCGTGCTTAAAAATATGCTGGGACTGTAA
- a CDS encoding BbrUII/HgiDII family restriction enzyme has translation MTEEEEYKITISLNVLNHLGINLYSNIASVLAETVANAWDADALKVTIDIDKENGIITIFDNGHGMTKSDINHKFLRVGYGRRESEDGRLSLGLKRAVMGRKGIGKLSLFSIADTIEIYSIRDNEKSALLMSLPELKEQIKGTGDMGGTYKPQVISDEEINWQNGTKIVLRDLRQKRIFETSLRKKLARRFSVIGDKNDFSVIVNGDPITIADRDYFNKLENIWLYGDVELPRTVESTEHFEDTKTKSGYSVSGWIGTVKESSDLKDGTESLNQIVVMVRKKLAQEDILAEINETGIYSTYLIGEIHADFLDDDNMEDIATSSRQHIIEDDQRYIELREWVKEQLKKIQSKWSSLRGQKGKDEALKNPALKEWFNSLSPDYKSSATKLFGRINQVTVGSSEDRGTLFSHAVLAFESLKNRDNLEALEKISIENLPALTEVFGRLDDLEASLYYQIIKERIEVIRVLQNRVDDNDLEKVIQKHLFDHLWLLDPAWERATDSEYMEQRVSKIFGALQADLSEDEKSSRLDIRYKSVSGKNVIIELKRPDRVVDYWELGKQIDKYRDAMQKILDESGAKEPLEFICVLGKPLKGWENSKKREEDVDKLKRQDARVVLYPELIRNAMQSYQSYLSKSKNAGRLYDLLKNIQSGVMGVVDEGGESEATSESEAVEVKNPS, from the coding sequence TTGACAGAGGAAGAGGAATATAAAATAACTATCAGTTTGAATGTCCTTAATCACTTGGGTATTAATTTGTATAGTAACATTGCATCTGTACTTGCTGAAACGGTAGCAAACGCATGGGATGCCGATGCTCTAAAAGTTACTATAGATATTGATAAGGAGAATGGCATTATTACCATTTTTGATAATGGGCATGGGATGACAAAATCAGATATCAATCATAAGTTTCTTAGGGTGGGATATGGACGAAGAGAAAGTGAAGATGGAAGGTTATCGCTTGGACTAAAGAGAGCTGTAATGGGGCGGAAAGGCATTGGAAAGTTATCACTGTTTTCTATAGCGGATACCATTGAAATTTATTCAATTAGAGATAATGAAAAAAGCGCTTTGCTAATGTCATTACCAGAGTTAAAAGAACAAATAAAGGGAACTGGAGATATGGGGGGAACATATAAACCCCAGGTAATATCTGATGAAGAAATAAATTGGCAGAATGGGACGAAAATCGTACTCCGTGATCTTCGTCAAAAGCGGATATTTGAGACATCATTGAGAAAAAAGCTAGCAAGAAGATTTAGTGTTATTGGAGATAAGAATGATTTCTCTGTAATAGTGAATGGAGATCCAATTACTATTGCCGATAGAGACTACTTTAATAAACTAGAGAATATTTGGTTGTATGGCGATGTTGAATTACCACGTACCGTTGAATCAACGGAGCATTTTGAAGACACAAAAACAAAAAGTGGTTATTCTGTGTCTGGATGGATAGGTACAGTAAAGGAATCTAGCGATTTAAAAGATGGCACAGAGAGCCTGAATCAGATAGTTGTCATGGTAAGGAAAAAACTTGCACAAGAAGATATACTAGCGGAAATTAATGAAACAGGGATATATAGTACTTATCTAATTGGAGAAATACATGCTGATTTTCTTGATGACGACAATATGGAAGATATTGCAACAAGTAGTCGGCAGCATATTATTGAAGATGATCAACGTTACATAGAATTGAGAGAATGGGTAAAAGAACAACTGAAAAAGATTCAAAGTAAGTGGTCTTCTCTGCGGGGGCAGAAGGGCAAAGATGAAGCGCTAAAGAATCCTGCACTTAAAGAATGGTTTAATTCTTTGAGTCCCGACTATAAAAGTTCCGCAACAAAACTGTTTGGGCGTATTAATCAAGTGACGGTGGGTTCGTCTGAAGATAGAGGGACATTGTTTAGCCATGCAGTTTTAGCATTTGAGAGTTTGAAGAATCGTGATAACCTAGAAGCGTTGGAGAAAATTTCAATTGAAAATCTACCTGCCCTAACAGAGGTCTTTGGTAGATTAGATGATTTGGAGGCATCTCTCTACTATCAAATAATTAAAGAAAGAATTGAGGTTATTAGGGTCTTACAAAATCGAGTTGATGACAATGATTTAGAAAAAGTCATCCAGAAGCATCTTTTTGACCATTTGTGGTTGCTAGATCCTGCTTGGGAACGGGCAACAGACTCCGAGTATATGGAACAGCGTGTTAGTAAAATATTTGGGGCTCTTCAAGCTGATTTGAGTGAGGATGAGAAGAGCTCAAGATTGGACATACGCTACAAAAGTGTTTCAGGGAAGAACGTAATAATTGAATTGAAACGTCCAGATAGGGTAGTCGACTATTGGGAGCTTGGAAAGCAAATAGACAAATATAGAGATGCTATGCAAAAAATACTTGATGAATCCGGGGCAAAAGAACCGCTAGAATTTATATGTGTTCTAGGCAAGCCTTTAAAGGGCTGGGAGAACTCAAAGAAAAGAGAAGAAGATGTTGATAAATTAAAGAGGCAGGATGCACGAGTTGTGCTTTATCCTGAGCTGATTAGAAATGCAATGCAGTCATATCAAAGTTATTTGAGTAAGAGTAAAAATGCAGGAAGACTATATGACTTATTGAAAAATATTCAGTCTGGAGTAATGGGGGTTGTTGATGAAGGAGGAGAATCAGAAGCAACTTCAGAAAGTGAAGCAGTAGAAGTTAAAAATCCTTCATAA
- a CDS encoding DNA cytosine methyltransferase, whose protein sequence is MSATRLKQNTLSKRKIYAVDLFCGAGGLTHGLVKSGIDVKLGVDIDPACSYPYISNNQKVKFELKSVEELGAKDIKAGFRKNGINLLAGCAPCQTFSTYNRKADKDDDRWWLLLQFSRLVRESSPDLVTMENVPELIKQDVFNNFVQQLTEEGYFVSYKVVDCSEYGLPQHRKRLVLLASKFGSINLLEPGKFDITTLSVREAIGDLPPLTAGATHEEDSLHQSSSLSKKNLERIRASRPGGTWKDWGEHLVAECHKKGSGKGYRSVYGRMVWDDPAPTMTTQFFGFGNGRFGHPEQDRAISLREGAILQSFPREYKFVPPGEPVSIKTVGRLIGNAVPVKLGEIIGYSLRAHITEWEDDIKNRRK, encoded by the coding sequence ATGTCAGCAACTAGACTTAAGCAGAATACTTTATCAAAACGAAAGATTTATGCGGTCGACTTATTCTGCGGAGCTGGGGGGTTGACTCATGGGCTGGTAAAATCCGGCATAGATGTTAAACTTGGAGTTGACATTGACCCAGCATGTAGTTACCCATATATATCTAATAATCAAAAGGTCAAATTTGAATTGAAATCAGTAGAGGAGTTAGGCGCTAAAGATATTAAAGCTGGATTCCGGAAAAATGGGATAAACTTATTAGCTGGCTGTGCTCCTTGTCAAACATTTTCTACATACAATCGAAAAGCTGATAAAGATGATGATAGATGGTGGCTGTTGTTGCAGTTTTCTCGCTTAGTAAGAGAAAGCTCTCCAGACCTAGTTACAATGGAAAATGTTCCTGAGTTAATTAAACAAGATGTATTTAATAATTTTGTTCAACAATTGACTGAAGAGGGATACTTTGTTAGTTATAAAGTTGTTGATTGTTCAGAGTATGGACTTCCTCAGCACAGAAAAAGACTTGTACTCTTAGCTTCAAAGTTTGGATCTATTAATTTACTTGAGCCGGGTAAGTTTGATATTACTACATTGTCAGTACGTGAAGCTATTGGTGATTTACCGCCACTAACCGCAGGAGCAACTCATGAAGAAGATTCTTTGCACCAATCATCATCTTTGTCTAAGAAGAATCTGGAGCGAATACGTGCTTCTCGACCTGGTGGCACTTGGAAGGATTGGGGGGAGCATCTTGTTGCGGAATGCCATAAGAAGGGTTCTGGAAAGGGATATAGGAGTGTCTATGGGCGAATGGTTTGGGATGATCCTGCCCCAACAATGACTACTCAATTTTTCGGTTTTGGGAATGGAAGATTTGGACATCCGGAGCAAGATAGAGCGATCTCTCTTAGAGAAGGGGCTATTCTGCAGAGCTTTCCTAGGGAGTATAAGTTTGTTCCGCCGGGAGAACCTGTGTCTATAAAAACAGTTGGCCGTTTGATTGGTAATGCAGTTCCTGTAAAACTAGGTGAAATCATAGGGTACAGCCTACGTGCACATATAACTGAATGGGAAGACGATATTAAAAATCGACGCAAATAA
- a CDS encoding isochorismatase family protein, giving the protein MEELLFHFPQTALIVIDLQKWLGTRYAPHSAEQVVSRAASMVKAFRNAGAFVGLVRVSSKDFKDMPRPLLDQAPPAMNLPPGWDEIVPEIGVTDSDHVITKRQWGAFHATDLDQQLRRRGITTIVLCGIASGIGVDTTAREAFAHGYQVIFAIDAMTGFSEAEHEHVRSVIFPRLGRIRTTADILACAALHNSTPE; this is encoded by the coding sequence ATGGAAGAATTATTATTTCATTTTCCTCAGACAGCCTTAATCGTAATTGATTTGCAGAAATGGCTTGGAACCCGCTATGCCCCTCATTCAGCTGAGCAAGTCGTCAGCCGTGCCGCCTCCATGGTGAAGGCGTTCCGAAACGCAGGTGCATTCGTGGGGCTCGTGCGCGTATCCAGCAAGGACTTCAAGGATATGCCGCGTCCTTTGCTGGATCAGGCTCCTCCTGCAATGAACCTGCCACCCGGCTGGGATGAAATTGTGCCAGAGATCGGTGTCACGGACAGCGACCACGTGATTACAAAGCGCCAATGGGGTGCCTTCCATGCGACGGACCTGGATCAGCAGTTGCGCCGGCGTGGCATTACGACGATCGTCCTTTGCGGCATTGCTTCAGGTATTGGTGTGGATACCACAGCGCGAGAAGCCTTCGCCCACGGGTATCAGGTGATTTTTGCGATAGACGCCATGACTGGCTTCAGTGAGGCGGAGCATGAGCATGTGCGTTCCGTGATCTTCCCGCGGCTTGGCAGAATTCGCACGACGGCGGACATTCTAGCCTGTGCGGCCCTTCACAATTCGACTCCTGAATAA
- a CDS encoding class I SAM-dependent methyltransferase encodes MDLRLKFNEDVLNYDKMRPTYVKELFHDVIQFSNLNNSKKALEIGIGTGQATLPFLYTGCKVTAIELGESLANFSAEKFSEFANFNVINHDFESVALDHNHYDLVYSATAFHWIPQEIGYTKVYQLLRNGGVLALFWNRPFPARKGDLHTAMQKVYDKYRPLFKKPILAHRHSEENCLEMVNTIKRYGFIDVSFKLYHRTRTFDAKSYVSLLNTYSDHRALQEDKRILLEKEIIEAINHYGGHINLHDTIELFLARKP; translated from the coding sequence ATGGATTTACGCCTGAAGTTTAATGAAGATGTATTAAATTATGACAAAATGCGCCCAACGTATGTAAAAGAACTGTTTCATGATGTGATTCAGTTTTCAAACTTAAATAATAGTAAAAAAGCTCTAGAAATAGGTATAGGGACAGGACAAGCCACATTACCTTTTTTGTATACCGGCTGCAAGGTTACGGCGATCGAACTTGGTGAATCTTTGGCTAATTTCTCAGCTGAAAAATTTTCGGAATTTGCTAATTTCAATGTGATCAATCATGATTTTGAAAGTGTAGCTCTTGATCATAATCACTATGATTTAGTTTATTCTGCAACTGCTTTTCATTGGATACCGCAAGAAATAGGATATACAAAAGTTTATCAACTTTTGAGAAATGGCGGAGTATTAGCACTATTTTGGAATCGTCCGTTTCCAGCCAGAAAAGGTGACCTTCATACTGCAATGCAGAAAGTCTATGACAAATATAGACCATTATTTAAAAAGCCGATATTAGCACACAGACACAGCGAGGAAAACTGTTTGGAAATGGTCAATACAATTAAACGGTACGGTTTTATTGATGTGAGTTTTAAGCTATATCATCGAACAAGAACATTTGACGCTAAAAGTTACGTTTCACTTCTTAATACTTATTCAGACCATAGGGCATTACAGGAGGATAAACGAATACTTCTTGAAAAAGAAATTATAGAAGCAATCAACCATTACGGTGGACATATTAATTTACACGATACAATAGAATTATTCTTAGCAAGAAAGCCTTAG
- a CDS encoding alpha/beta hydrolase family protein gives MGTLLFFIALIIEIAFAIYCMVTKQSHQKIRNWVRIAVFVAFTTLTLFSVIIWSFRWILCAILLFIMALIGTVSLIRIKANPYEYKGARIVRKAIIMIVVLTFAFTPVLVFPQYKLPKVTGEYKVATATYTYTDNSRIEAFTDTGKHRFVNVEFWYPQHADGTYPLLVFSHGAYGIKSSNTSTYTELASHGYVVVSIDHPYHSFYTAAADGTKAMINSEYYREVSNANKEGIYTVEELYGLIQKWMKLRTDDMNFVIDTILEKSKSDSNPIYQHINTAKIGVFGHSMGGAASVWLGRERDDVHAVVNIDAPLFSELSYDEDTDDLVATNKTYTTPLLNIYSDDVWRQLDNNSTYAANKAADRNFSEVYTVHFQGAKHLSLTDLPLFSPVLANMLQGGKATIDTYYCIETENQIILNFFDYVLKGIGPFTPKETY, from the coding sequence ATGGGGACATTACTATTTTTTATCGCTTTGATTATCGAGATTGCTTTTGCAATATATTGCATGGTAACGAAGCAAAGCCATCAAAAAATCAGAAATTGGGTTAGAATTGCTGTATTTGTTGCATTTACAACCCTCACCCTTTTTTCGGTCATCATTTGGAGCTTCCGCTGGATATTGTGTGCAATCCTGTTATTTATAATGGCGTTAATTGGAACGGTTTCGCTGATCCGCATCAAAGCAAATCCCTACGAATACAAAGGTGCTCGTATCGTCAGAAAAGCAATCATTATGATCGTTGTGCTGACATTTGCATTTACACCTGTACTTGTTTTTCCGCAGTATAAATTGCCAAAGGTTACGGGCGAATATAAAGTCGCAACAGCCACTTATACTTACACAGACAACAGCCGCATTGAGGCATTTACCGACACAGGGAAACACAGATTTGTTAATGTGGAATTTTGGTATCCCCAACATGCAGACGGCACATACCCGCTATTGGTATTCTCCCACGGGGCATACGGTATTAAGTCGAGCAACACCTCTACCTATACGGAGCTTGCCAGCCACGGTTATGTAGTCGTTTCAATTGATCATCCCTATCATTCCTTTTATACGGCTGCAGCGGATGGAACGAAAGCTATGATCAATTCAGAATATTACCGGGAAGTCAGCAATGCCAACAAAGAGGGCATTTACACGGTGGAAGAACTCTACGGACTCATTCAAAAATGGATGAAGCTGCGAACAGACGATATGAATTTTGTAATTGATACGATACTTGAAAAATCCAAAAGTGACAGTAACCCCATCTATCAACATATCAATACAGCCAAAATCGGTGTGTTCGGGCACTCCATGGGCGGCGCAGCCAGTGTTTGGCTTGGCAGAGAGCGTGATGATGTGCATGCGGTTGTCAATATTGATGCCCCTCTGTTCAGTGAGCTTAGTTATGATGAAGATACTGATGATTTGGTGGCAACGAACAAAACCTACACGACCCCGCTTCTTAATATTTATTCTGACGATGTTTGGAGACAGCTTGATAACAATTCCACTTATGCGGCAAACAAAGCGGCTGATCGAAACTTCTCAGAGGTATATACCGTTCATTTTCAAGGTGCAAAACATTTAAGCCTGACCGATTTACCGCTTTTTTCTCCTGTACTTGCAAATATGCTGCAAGGTGGAAAAGCAACGATTGATACCTATTACTGTATTGAAACCGAAAATCAAATTATTCTTAATTTCTTTGACTATGTATTAAAGGGAATTGGCCCTTTCACACCCAAAGAAACATATTAA
- a CDS encoding DUF4386 domain-containing protein translates to MTQDRMNGIIIGIFYIVAAVTSVIAVISYEPVLSEQWYMSVANGFKTKVLLGVINDLLLVLTAVGTAVMLFPYLRRWNEQLALGYLCFRFMEAVLIAIGVVSILGLLQLSIHYEANSLASEENLHEIGYMLQAFHRWTSMLGPNFMLGINTALYSYLLFKTGLVPRPLALFGMITAVLVFIAGLLEMFGIVEPLSAAKGLIALPVGVYELSLAVWLIVKGFHKQNLEKLKAC, encoded by the coding sequence ATGACGCAAGACAGAATGAATGGGATCATAATCGGCATTTTTTATATTGTAGCTGCGGTCACTTCAGTCATCGCTGTTATCTCATATGAGCCGGTATTGTCAGAACAATGGTATATGTCCGTGGCAAATGGATTTAAAACCAAGGTTTTGCTCGGTGTCATTAACGATCTCTTGCTCGTTCTGACAGCAGTAGGTACAGCGGTTATGCTGTTTCCTTATCTCCGTCGTTGGAATGAACAACTAGCACTAGGATATCTATGCTTTCGATTTATGGAAGCTGTTCTTATTGCAATAGGTGTGGTGAGTATATTGGGTTTATTGCAGCTTAGTATACATTATGAAGCAAACAGCTTAGCAAGTGAAGAAAATCTTCACGAGATCGGTTACATGCTGCAAGCTTTCCATCGTTGGACATCGATGTTAGGTCCCAATTTTATGCTGGGTATCAATACGGCATTGTATAGCTATTTGCTTTTTAAAACAGGTTTAGTGCCAAGACCGTTAGCGCTGTTTGGTATGATTACAGCTGTACTCGTATTCATAGCCGGTCTATTAGAAATGTTCGGTATCGTAGAACCTCTCTCTGCAGCAAAAGGACTTATTGCTCTACCTGTGGGCGTTTATGAATTGAGTTTGGCAGTCTGGTTGATTGTGAAGGGATTTCACAAGCAAAACCTCGAAAAACTAAAAGCGTGTTAG
- a CDS encoding DUF3021 family protein, with amino-acid sequence MKISEFVKGVIRNFLIIFAAIIIIITILRQIFYPDMVYDLKSIYILMIFSLLGALTGFILYSPNDISEKNMRVRIIIHFLALEMILISLGNVIGIVNSALHVIIMALQIALIYVIVRLLSWQGDKKEAQRINEKLKELKR; translated from the coding sequence ATGAAGATTTCAGAATTTGTAAAAGGGGTTATTCGAAATTTCTTGATCATCTTCGCAGCAATCATCATTATTATTACTATTTTGCGGCAAATTTTCTATCCTGATATGGTCTATGATTTGAAGTCGATCTATATCCTTATGATATTCTCACTTTTAGGCGCATTGACTGGATTTATTTTGTATTCTCCTAATGATATAAGTGAGAAGAACATGCGTGTACGAATCATAATTCATTTCTTAGCTTTGGAAATGATATTGATTTCCCTTGGTAATGTAATTGGAATTGTGAACAGTGCCTTACATGTAATCATTATGGCATTGCAAATTGCGCTAATCTATGTCATCGTTCGTCTGCTGTCATGGCAAGGTGATAAAAAAGAAGCCCAAAGGATTAACGAAAAACTAAAGGAACTGAAGCGGTAA